Below is a window of Variovorax sp. TBS-050B DNA.
TGGGTCATCTCCTCGGTGTCGTCCTCGAAGCCGAAGTGCGTCCAGACGAAGTCGAAGGCATCGTGGCCCGCGGGCTGGATGTGGCGCGTCGAGACGCTGTTGACCTGCTGCTGCAGGATCAGGCTCGGAAACAGCGTCATCATCACCGCGGTCGGCCCGCCCCACCAGGGCTCGGGCACGATGTCGAGGAAGCGCGGGTCCTTGAGCTGCATGCTCTCCTTGAAGCTCGACACCTGCGTGACCTGCGCCGCCTTGCCCGCGCTGCCGCGCGTGGAGATCATCGCGGCGTGGCGGCCGCGCGCGTCCATCTTGAGCTCGGATTTGTTGTCGGCGCGCCAGAGTCCGAAGGTGACGAACCAGGTGTGCAGCAGGCCCGGGTGGTACGGGTCCTTGATGTTCTCCTGCATCAGCTTCCAGTTGCCCGGGATGCGCTGGCGGCTGTAGCCCAGGATGGTGAGCTTGCGGCCGTCGAACAGGCGGTCGAAGTAATGCAGGATGTCGGGGCCGAGAAAGTCCTCGAACGACTCGACCTCATGGTCGAACGAGGCGAACACCACGCCGCCGCGCGTCGCGACCTTGAGCTTGGTCAGCCCGTGCTCCTCGGTCCTGAAATCGCCCGGCATGCCGCCGTTGACCTTGCCGTCCTGCTTCACGCCGCGGCGGAACGGCACGCCCTGCAGGTCGCCTTTCAAGGTGTAGTTCCACTGGTGGTAAGGGCAGACGAACTCCTTGCGGTTGCCGTGGCGCTCGCGGCAGAACTGCATGCCGCGGTGGGCGCAGACGTTCTCGAACACGTGGATCGCGCCCGCCTCGTCGCGCGCCATCACCACTGAGCGCTCGCCGATCGCGGTGCGCTTGAAGTCGCCAGGGTTCGGAATCTCGGCTTCGAGGCCCACGTAGCACCAGTGCTTCTCGTAGAAGAAGCGCTGCAGCTCCTTCCGGTGCAGCGCCTCGTCGGTGTAGGCCATGAACGGGATGCGGCTGGTCTTGTCGCTCTCCCATCTGAGTTCGACGGGGAACACGGTCTGCGTGGTCATCGCGGGTCTCCTTTGCTTCTTCTTTGGTATTCAGGTGCCTTGCAGGTAAAAGGCATCGGCATGGATCTGTTCGGGCGCGAGGCCGCGCGCGCGCACGAGCTGCGTCACGGCCTCCACCATCGGCGGCGAGCCGCAGAGGTAGGCGCGCCAGCCTTCGGGGCCGGCGGGCCAGTCGGCGCGGATCGCGTCGGTGATGAGGCCCGTGCGCCAGCCTTCGCGCGCCGGACCGGTGACCACGACCACCTGCACCTTCAGGCCCGGGTGCAGCGCCTGCAGCGCGCGCAGTTCTTCCAGGCCGTACACGTCGGCTTCCGAGCGCACGCCGAGGTACAGGTGGATCGGCTGCATCAGGTCCGCCGCGATCGCGCCGCGCACGATCGAGAGGATCGGCGCCAGGCCCGTGCCGCCCGCCGCGCAGAGCATCGGCCCGCGGTGCCTGGTGCGCAGGTAGGCGGTGCCCAGCGGCCCGCTCACGCGCACCGCATCGCCGACGCGCAACTGCTCGAACACATGGGCCGTGACGCGGCCGCCGGGCACGCGGCGGACATGGAATTCGAGTTCCGCGTCGCGGCTCAGACCGGCCATCGAATAGGGTCGCGCGAGATCGGGCGCGAACTGCAGCTGCGCGTACTGGCCCGGCGAAAACGCCAGCGGCTTGTTCGGCTTGAGCCGCAGCCGGCGGATGTCGTGCGTGAGCACGTCGATGCCCGTGACCGTGGCCTTGAGGATGCGCGCAGGATGCACCACCACCTCGTCGGGCTCGGGAATCTCGATCGCGCAGCTTTCGGTCAGGGTGCTCTGGCAGGCCAGCACGTAGCGCTCGGCCGGGCCGTCGGGGCGGATCGCATCCTGCCCGGCGTCGAGCACCTGGCCGGAAACCACCTTGCAGCGGCAGGTGCCGCAGCGCCCCGACATGCAGCTGTACGACACCGGCACATGGTGCTCGCGCAGCACCTCGAGCAGGTTCGCGCCGGGGCGGACCTCGAGGGTGCGGGCAAGCGGGTGGATGTGCAGGTCCATCGGTGGGCTCTTTCTGGGTGCCGGCGGCGGGCGGCCGGCCTGTCTCTCTGGCGGCGATGATGCGCGCCCCTGCCCGATTGACCAATAGAATCCCGTGAATCGGCCACATCACTGCCGTGAATAAAGCCCGGCCATGCAACTCAAGGACATCGACCTCAACCTGCTGCTGGTGTTCGACCGCATGCTGGCCGAGAAGCGCGTCTCGGCCGTGGCCGAATCGCTGGGCCTCTCGCAGCCCGCGATCAGCAATGCGCTGGCGCGGCTGCGCCGGCTGCTGGGCGACGAACTGTTCCTGCGCACCGCGCGCGGCATGGAGCCAACGCCGTTCGCGCTGCAGCTCGCCGAGCCGGTGGCCTACGCCATGGGTGCGCTGCACACCGCGCTCAACCAGCAGGTGGTGTTCGACCCGGCCACCAGCACGCGCAGCTTCACGCTCGCGATGACCGACATCGGCGAGATCTACTTCACGCCGCGGCTCATGGACCTGCTCTCCCAGGCCGCGCCCGGCGTGACGATCAGCACGGTGCGCAACAACAGCAACAGCACCGCCAGCCTGCGCGACGAGCTCGAATCCGGGCACGTGGACATCGCGATCGGCCTGCTGCCGCAGCTCAAGGCCGGCGTGTTCCAGCGCCGGCTGTTCCTGCAGCGCTACGTGTGCCTGTTCTCGGGCGCGCATCCGCTGGCGCAGAAGCGCAGCGTCTCGCTGAAGGACTTCGTCGCGGCCGACCATCTGCTGGTGCAGGCCGCCGGCACCGGCCACGGCAAGGCCGACGACGTGATGGCCGCGCAGGGCATCCAGCGGCGCATCCGGCTGCGGGTGCCGCACTTCGTCGCCATCGGCCACATCCTGCGTTCGAGCGACATGATCGCGACCGTGCCCGAGCGGCTCGCCCAGAGCATCGCCGAGCCTTTCGGGCTGGTGTGGCGCCCCCACCCCGTGGCGCTGCCGCAGATCGCGATCAACCTGTTCTGGCACGCCAAGGTGCACCGCGATCCGGGCAACCAGTGGCTGCGCGGGCTGTTGTTCGACAAGTTCGCGGATGCGGGCTGAAGCCTCAGGCCGGCCACTTTCCCCGCGGTTCGTAGATGTGTTCGCCGACGTGGCTTTCGAGCAGCACGAAGGCATCGGCATGCCAGCGCAGCGCGGGCGCGACCGGCTGCAGCGCGACCTTGCGCGGCGTGTAGCCGAGCGTCATGTGCGGCGTGAAGCCGCGCTCGGGCTTGAAGCCGGCGTCGGCGAGCGCTTCGCCGAGCCGCTGGCGAAAGGCCACGAGCGCGGCCGTGCCCGCCGGCTGGCCGCTCGCGAGCACGAAGGCGCGGCTCTTGTCGAAGCGCAGCGCCTCGTCGAACGCGATCTCGAACGCAGGCGGTGCCACCGTGGCGGCGGCGTCGAGCGCGGCCTGCAGCACCTTGCGCGGCACGGCCGTGTAGTCGCCCAGGTGATGCAGCGTGACATGCAGGCGCTCCGGATCGGTCAGCTTGGCCTTAAGCGAATGCGCGCCGTCGAGCTGCGCGGCCAGCGCCGCGACGGCCTCGGCCACCGCGGGCGGCGGCAGGATCGCGAAGAAGAGCGAGCGAGGCAGGCGCTCCCGGGGTTTGGCGGCGCCGCGCGCGCGGCGCAAGGGCGCCGGCGGCGGATCGATGCCGGGAAGAAGGAGCTGTTCGGGCATGAGGCGTGTCGGGCACCGGATGCGAAACCAAAGTCCCGCAGCCGGCCAAACGCTCGATCTTGGCACAATGCGACGCCTCATCCCTCGCCTCCTTCGCATGACCACGCCACTGATCGACGGCCCCGATGGCCAACCCCGCTGCCGCTGGTGCGCCTCGGCGCCCGAGTTCCTCGGCTACCACGACGACGAATGGGGCCATCCGGTCGCCGACGACCATCGCCTGTTCGAGAAGATCAGCCTCGAAGGTTTCCAGTCCGGCCTGAGCTGGCGCACCATCCTCGCGAAGCGCGAGAACTTCCGCGCCGCCTTCCACGGCTTCGACTTCGACAAGGTCGCGCGCTTCGGCCAGAAGGACGTGGAGCGCCTGCTGCAGGACCCGGGCATCGTGCGCCACCGCGGCAAGATCGAAGCCGTGATCCACAACGCCGCGCGCGCGCAGGAGATGGTCGCGCGCGAAGGCTCGCTCGCCGCCTTCTTCTGGCGCCACGAACCCGATGCCGCGACGCTCGGCACGCCGCAGACGCTGTCGACCTCGGAGGCCTCGATCGCGCTGTCGAAGACGCTCAAGAAGCTGGGCTGGAAATTCGTCGGCCCGACGACGGTGTATGCGTTCATGCAGGCGATGGGGCTGATCAACGACCATGCCGAAGGCTGCGTGATTCGCGCGAAGGTGGACCGGGCGCGCGGCAGTTTCAAGCGGCCGCGGAACTCGGCCTGAGCCGCGCGGCTCTCACCGCCATGCGCGCCGCCAGAGAGCCAGCCCTCCGCCCGACCGGATCCGGGACGCCCGGCCTCGCCCGGCGCACCGTCGTGGCCGCGGCCGTGGTCGCCGCCCCGGCGCTTTGGCTCGGCGCCCGCGCACAGGCGCCCTCCCCGCGCATCGCCACGCCATCGCAGACCGAAGGCCCGTTCTACCCCGTGCGCCTGCCGCAGGACACCGACCATGACCTGCTGCGAAACGGCAGCCTGCACTACGGCCAGGGCCAGCCGGCCTGGGTCGAGGGCAGCGTGACCGACCTCGCCGGCCGGCCGCTGCGCGGCGCGCAGGTCGAGATCTGGCAGTGCGACCACAACGGCCACTACCACCACCCCGGCGACGGCGGGCGCGCCGATGCGGCCTTCCAGGGCTTCGGCCGCGTCGCGGTCGGCGACGACGGCCGCTACCGCTTCCGCACCATCCGCCCGGTGCCCTACACGGGCCGCACGCCGCACATCCACGTCAAGGTGAAGCTCGGCTCGCGCGAACTGCTGACCACCCAGCTCTACGTGGCAGGCGATCCGGGGAACGCACGCGACTACCTCTGGCGCAACCTCGCGCCCGCGGCACGCGAGGCGCTCACCGTGCCCTTCGAACGCGGCGCCGACGGGCTGCAGGTGCGGTTCCCGATCGTGGTCGAGGCCTGAGCGCCGCTTCCCTTCGGCTCACGGTGCGCCCGATGACGGCCGCCGCGGCGCGGTGAACGCCAGCACGGCGGCCAGGAAGCGCGCGCGCTCGGCACCCGGCTGCAGGTGCGCATAGTGCGAGGCGCCGCGCAGTTCGACGGCGGTCACCGAGGCCGCGCTCGTGAGGTGTTCGCGCAGCGTCGCCACGTCGACGGGCCGCGACCAGAAGTCGCGCTCCGAGCGCAGGATCAGCACGTGGGCGCGGATGAACGAGGCGTCGAAGAGCTGGCGCCCGTTGACCAGCTTGAGCGTGTCGGCCGTCGGCCCCGAGGGGAAGCGGAAGCTCGGCGGCTGGCGCGCGCCCGCGCTCGCATCGCCTTCCATCGACAGCTGGACATAGCGCGCGAGGAAGGCGGCATCCACGCCCTCGCTGCGCCAGCGGCCCACGAGGTTGTCGGCCGTGGCGAGGCGGTAGGCGCCGTGCCGCGCCCGGTCGAGTTCGGCGGGCCGCTGCGGATCGCCGAACTCCGCCTGCAGCGCCCAGCCGCCGGCCGGCCCGCCGTAGGCCGCGTTGTAGTAGACGAGGTGCGACAGCTTCTCGGGATGAAGCGACGCATAGTGGCCGAGCCACTGAGAGCCCGTCGCCCAGCCGATGGCGGCGAGCCGCGCCTCGCCCGGATGGCGGCGCCGGATCTCGTCCACCACGGCCGCGATGTCGCGCACGGCCTCGTTCGAGCGCACGGCCACCGGACCGGCGAGCGCCTCGGGCGCATCTCGCATCTCGCGCGGGAATGCGGAACGGCCGAAGCCGCGCACGTCCATCAGGTAGACCCGGTGCCCGGCCTTGGCGATCTCCTCGGCCGCCGAACTGCCGGGCGCATCGACGTCCCAGCTCGCGAGCACGCCCGAGCGCCCGCCATGGACCATGAGCATCGGGCCGCGGTCCGCCGGCGCGGCGGTGTCGCGCAGCTCGCGCACGAAGATCGAGAGGCCGTCCTCGCTGCGCACGCTGAAGTCCTTGCGCACCACTTCCGCCGCCGCGGGCAGCGCGAGCAGAAGGCCTACGCAGGCGGCCGTCCATTTCATCTGCAGGTTCATTCGCTTTGGTCCATCTGTTGGATGGCATCGAGCGTAGGCGCCGGTTGTGATGCAATCAATGTCATCGATCGGCATCGATCAATGCAAGGACGTGCATCGATGGAATTCACTCAACTGCGTCATTTCCTCGCCGTGGCCGAGACCCTGCACTACGGACGCGCCGCCGAGCAGCTCGGCGTCGCCCAGCCGCACCTGAGCCGTGCGATCGCGCGCCTGGAGAACGAACTCGGCGTGCGCCTGTTCGCGCGCACCAGCCGCAAGGTGCAGCTCACCGCGGCCGGCGAGGCCTTTCGCGCCGAGGCGCTCGAGCTGTTGCGGGGCCGGGAGCGCGCCGGCGCACTGGCCCGCGCCGCGGCGGCAGAGGACAGCCGGTCGCTCCGCATCGGCTTCGTCTCGGCCGCGCTCTACCACCTGCTGCCCGCCCTGCTGCGCGAACTGCGTGCGGCGCACCAGCACTTGCAGCCGCAGCTCGCGGAGCTCTCCACCGAGGAGCAGTTCGACCGGCTCGCGCGCGGCGAACTCGATCTCGGCCTCGGCCATCCGCCGGTCGCGGGCCGCGGCCGCATCGAGAGCGAGCTGCTGTTCGAGGACCGCTTCGACGCGCTGCTGCCCGCGGACCATGCGCTCGCGCGCAAGCGCAGCGTCTCGTTCGCGCAGCTCGCGGCGCATCCCTTCGTGCTGTTCCCCGAGGCGCAGGGGCCCGCGCTCCACGCCGCCATCCGCGACCAATGCCGCATCGCGGGCCATGCGCTGGTGGTCGCGCAGACCGCGAGCCGGCTGCACAGCCAATGCTCGCTGGTGGCGGCGGGCCTGGGCGTGGGCCTGGCCCCGCTGCAGTCGCGCGGGCTGCGGGTGGAAGGCACGGTGCGCGTGCCGATCAGGCCGCACCCCGAGGC
It encodes the following:
- the thpR gene encoding RNA 2',3'-cyclic phosphodiesterase, encoding MPEQLLLPGIDPPPAPLRRARGAAKPRERLPRSLFFAILPPPAVAEAVAALAAQLDGAHSLKAKLTDPERLHVTLHHLGDYTAVPRKVLQAALDAAATVAPPAFEIAFDEALRFDKSRAFVLASGQPAGTAALVAFRQRLGEALADAGFKPERGFTPHMTLGYTPRKVALQPVAPALRWHADAFVLLESHVGEHIYEPRGKWPA
- a CDS encoding protocatechuate 3,4-dioxygenase, with product MRAAREPALRPTGSGTPGLARRTVVAAAVVAAPALWLGARAQAPSPRIATPSQTEGPFYPVRLPQDTDHDLLRNGSLHYGQGQPAWVEGSVTDLAGRPLRGAQVEIWQCDHNGHYHHPGDGGRADAAFQGFGRVAVGDDGRYRFRTIRPVPYTGRTPHIHVKVKLGSRELLTTQLYVAGDPGNARDYLWRNLAPAAREALTVPFERGADGLQVRFPIVVEA
- a CDS encoding alpha/beta hydrolase, which encodes MNLQMKWTAACVGLLLALPAAAEVVRKDFSVRSEDGLSIFVRELRDTAAPADRGPMLMVHGGRSGVLASWDVDAPGSSAAEEIAKAGHRVYLMDVRGFGRSAFPREMRDAPEALAGPVAVRSNEAVRDIAAVVDEIRRRHPGEARLAAIGWATGSQWLGHYASLHPEKLSHLVYYNAAYGGPAGGWALQAEFGDPQRPAELDRARHGAYRLATADNLVGRWRSEGVDAAFLARYVQLSMEGDASAGARQPPSFRFPSGPTADTLKLVNGRQLFDASFIRAHVLILRSERDFWSRPVDVATLREHLTSAASVTAVELRGASHYAHLQPGAERARFLAAVLAFTAPRRPSSGAP
- a CDS encoding 2Fe-2S iron-sulfur cluster-binding protein is translated as MDLHIHPLARTLEVRPGANLLEVLREHHVPVSYSCMSGRCGTCRCKVVSGQVLDAGQDAIRPDGPAERYVLACQSTLTESCAIEIPEPDEVVVHPARILKATVTGIDVLTHDIRRLRLKPNKPLAFSPGQYAQLQFAPDLARPYSMAGLSRDAELEFHVRRVPGGRVTAHVFEQLRVGDAVRVSGPLGTAYLRTRHRGPMLCAAGGTGLAPILSIVRGAIAADLMQPIHLYLGVRSEADVYGLEELRALQALHPGLKVQVVVVTGPAREGWRTGLITDAIRADWPAGPEGWRAYLCGSPPMVEAVTQLVRARGLAPEQIHADAFYLQGT
- a CDS encoding DNA-3-methyladenine glycosylase I; amino-acid sequence: MTTPLIDGPDGQPRCRWCASAPEFLGYHDDEWGHPVADDHRLFEKISLEGFQSGLSWRTILAKRENFRAAFHGFDFDKVARFGQKDVERLLQDPGIVRHRGKIEAVIHNAARAQEMVAREGSLAAFFWRHEPDAATLGTPQTLSTSEASIALSKTLKKLGWKFVGPTTVYAFMQAMGLINDHAEGCVIRAKVDRARGSFKRPRNSA
- a CDS encoding aromatic ring-hydroxylating dioxygenase subunit alpha: MTTQTVFPVELRWESDKTSRIPFMAYTDEALHRKELQRFFYEKHWCYVGLEAEIPNPGDFKRTAIGERSVVMARDEAGAIHVFENVCAHRGMQFCRERHGNRKEFVCPYHQWNYTLKGDLQGVPFRRGVKQDGKVNGGMPGDFRTEEHGLTKLKVATRGGVVFASFDHEVESFEDFLGPDILHYFDRLFDGRKLTILGYSRQRIPGNWKLMQENIKDPYHPGLLHTWFVTFGLWRADNKSELKMDARGRHAAMISTRGSAGKAAQVTQVSSFKESMQLKDPRFLDIVPEPWWGGPTAVMMTLFPSLILQQQVNSVSTRHIQPAGHDAFDFVWTHFGFEDDTEEMTQRRLRQANLFGPAGFVSADDGEVIEFSQEGFEQKPGHRTLAELGGREVENTDHMVTETLIRGMYRYWREVMEAA
- a CDS encoding LysR family transcriptional regulator, which translates into the protein MEFTQLRHFLAVAETLHYGRAAEQLGVAQPHLSRAIARLENELGVRLFARTSRKVQLTAAGEAFRAEALELLRGRERAGALARAAAAEDSRSLRIGFVSAALYHLLPALLRELRAAHQHLQPQLAELSTEEQFDRLARGELDLGLGHPPVAGRGRIESELLFEDRFDALLPADHALARKRSVSFAQLAAHPFVLFPEAQGPALHAAIRDQCRIAGHALVVAQTASRLHSQCSLVAAGLGVGLAPLQSRGLRVEGTVRVPIRPHPEALRLPLAVFRDGRRRSGLVEDAVQRLRRLAKRRV
- a CDS encoding LysR family transcriptional regulator — its product is MQLKDIDLNLLLVFDRMLAEKRVSAVAESLGLSQPAISNALARLRRLLGDELFLRTARGMEPTPFALQLAEPVAYAMGALHTALNQQVVFDPATSTRSFTLAMTDIGEIYFTPRLMDLLSQAAPGVTISTVRNNSNSTASLRDELESGHVDIAIGLLPQLKAGVFQRRLFLQRYVCLFSGAHPLAQKRSVSLKDFVAADHLLVQAAGTGHGKADDVMAAQGIQRRIRLRVPHFVAIGHILRSSDMIATVPERLAQSIAEPFGLVWRPHPVALPQIAINLFWHAKVHRDPGNQWLRGLLFDKFADAG